One Palaemon carinicauda isolate YSFRI2023 chromosome 4, ASM3689809v2, whole genome shotgun sequence DNA segment encodes these proteins:
- the LOC137639446 gene encoding putative uncharacterized protein FLJ46204 has protein sequence MITPTPTFTPPGLLLLAHAHSYPHAHALLSRPRTLITPTHSYHAHAHAYPHAHSYSHAHSHAHSSPSTPALTLPRPLLPSHAHSYPHTHSYPHAHSHANAHSYLYAHSHANAHSYPNPTLTPTFTFERISFYVNHFPSER, from the coding sequence ATGATCACCCCCACGCCCACATTTACCCCTCCCGGGCTACTCTTACTCGCCCACGCCCATTCTTACCCCCACGCCCACGCACTCTTATCACGCCCACGCACTCTTATCACGCCCACGCACTCTTATCACGCCCACGCCCACGCTTACCCCCACGCCCACTCTTACTCCCACGCCCACTCCCATGCCCACTCTTCCCCTTCCACGCCCGCTCTTACCCTCCCACGCCCGCTCTTACCCTCCCACGCCCACTCATATCCCCACACCCACTCTTACCCCCACGCCCACTCACACGCCAACGCCCACTCTTACCTCTACGCCCACTCCCACGCCAACGCCCACTCTTACCCCAACCCCACGCTCACTCCCACTTTTACATTTGAACGAATTTCATTTTATGTAAATCATTTTCCAAGTGAAAGGTAA
- the LOC137639097 gene encoding piggyBac transposable element-derived protein 3-like, whose amino-acid sequence MSSGKKSLTVNEILAELEKEDIAADVFIEPADDGLTDEDSADEDQGGLIDNLSGKQLDAAGEAALPNGVRLGNLGEDLENYDDSSYCFKTPKWTRKATFSSPKPIFPEANYSQYRNLSPCELFELFFDEEVFRLILEQSALYARYKGEISFSTNEKELKVFLGILLLSGIVPVPSRRLYWKKSPVTRNEAVYSAMRRNRFDKIMQFIHLADNTNLDDSDKYAKLRPLIRLLSTGFLSHFQPEQHLSHDEAMVEYFGRHGCKQCIRNKPIRFGYKVWCLNTDAGYLVSFDLYQGKTYEGNSYEEKAFGKFGATVLKNIKSLPDDKIQLPYSYYFDNLFTSFPLLQHLSEQNYTATGTIRDNRLKKCPLKAVSDMKKEKRGTSDFIIDKANNISLCRWMDNSVVTIASTAHGREPLSKVKRYSQKEKKNIEVDCPLVIREYNNHMGGTDRQDQNVNNYRVSIRGKKWWWCIFTWLLDVSVQNARILHKKSGGCLPQLDFKEQIAESYLKRYGIPPKGPGRPSQGETGCKRVLDDIRFDGIEHYLIETPNKKRRRCAGNLCSKSPSSQCNKCDVGLCLSCNLAFHTK is encoded by the exons atgagttcaggcaaaaa gtctctgactgtcaatgaaatactagcagagttagagaaagaagatattgctgcagatgtttttattgagcctgctgatgatggtctgactgacgaagattctgctgatgaagatcaaggtggtctaattgataatctctctggtaaacaattagatgctgcaggtgaagcagctcttccaaatggagttcggcttggaaatttaggagaggacttggagaactatgatgactctagttattgcttcaaaactccaaagtggactagaaaggcaacattttcttcaccaaaaccaatttttcctgaggcgaattacagtcaataccggaacttatcaccatgtgaattattcgaattgttttttgatgaggaagttttcagattgatactagaacagtcagctctttatgctcgttacaagggagaaatttccttctcaacaaatgaaaaagaactaaAGGTTTTCCTTGGCATATTACTTTTATCTGGCATTGTTCCAGTTCCATCACGGAGACTTTACTGGAAGAAATCTCCAGTGACTAGAAATGAGGCAGTGTATTCTGCAATGAGAAGgaacagatttgataaaataatgcagttcatacatttagcagataatactaatcttgatgattcagataaatatgctaaactccgtcccctgataaggctactttccactggatttttgtctcattttcaaccagagcagcatctatctcatgacgaggcaatggttgaatattttggccgccatggatgcaagcagtgtattcgaaacaaaccaatacgctttggttataaagtttggtgcctgaatactgatgcaggctatttagtaagctttgatttataccaaggtaaaacatatgaaggtaattcatatgaggagaaagcgtttggcaaatttggagccactgttctgaaaaatataaagtcattgccagatgataaaatacaactcccatacagctattactttgataacctttttacctcttttcctcttctccaacacctgagtgagcaaaactatactgctacgggaacaataagagacaataggctgaaaaaatgccctttgaaagcagtttctgatatgaaaaaagaaaaaaggggaacatCAGACTTCATCATAGATAAGGCAAATAACATATCATTATGCAGATGGATGGATAATTCGGTAGTCACCATTGCATCAACTGCTCATGGAAGGGAACCCCTTAGTAAGGTGAAAAGATactctcaaaaagagaaaaaaaatattgaagttgactgcccattagttattcgagaatacaataaccacatgggtggaactgaccgtcaagaccagaatgtgaataattatagagtatctattaggggtaagaagtggtggtggtgtatttttacctggttATTAGATGTATCAGTGCAAAATGCTCGGATTCTTCATAAAAAGTCAGGTGGATGTTTACCTCAGCTAGATTTCAAAGAACAGATTGCTGAAAGCTATCTGAAGAGATATGGGATCCCTCCTAAAGGGCCTGGGAGACCTTCCCAGGGGGAAACAGGTTGTAAGAGAGTTCTTGATGACATTCGTTTTGATGGAATAGAACACTACCTGATAGAGACCCCAAACAAGAAAAGACGTAGATGTGCTGGAAATCTGTGTAGCAAATCTCCTTCCAGTCAGTGTAATAAGTGTGACGTAggtctgtgtttgtcttgcaatttagcatttcacacAAAATAG